In Streptomyces rapamycinicus NRRL 5491, the genomic stretch GGGAGGTGTAGAGACCGGGGCGGCGGTCGCGCAGATACGGGTTGATCCGGCGCGAGGTCGTCAGCAGTTTGGGGTCGACGTCGCCGAGGAGGAGCTCCTCGCCGCGGCCCGCGCGCAGACAAGTGGCGCCGTCGGGCCCGGCCAGACAGCTCAGCCCGACGAAGTCGAACTCGCCCTCGGGGCCGCTGCGGTTGACGTACGCGATGTACATCTGGCTCTCGAAGGCCCGCACCGGGATCAGGGATTCGGCGACGAACTCGAAGGGGTGCATCTGCGCGGTGGGCACCACCAGCAGATCGGTCCCGGCCAGGGCGTGGGCCCGTACGTTCTCGGGGAACTCCACGTCGTAGCAGACCAGGATGCCGACGGTCAGCTCGCCGATGGTGGCCTGGACGACGGGGGTCTCCCCGGGGGTGAACGACTCCCGCTCGAAGCAGCCGTAGAGATGGGTCTTGCGGTAGTTGGCCAGCTCGGTGCCGTCCGCGCCCACCAGTCGCGCGGAGTTGTGGACCGCTCCGGCGTGGCGCTCGGGGTAGCCGTAGAGGACCGCCAGCCCGTGCGCCGCGGCGATCTCGGCCACGGCCCGGCCGCTCGGCCCGTCGGCGGGCTCGGCCAGCTCCCGCACACCACCGCCGATGGCGTAGCCCGTGAGGAACATCTCCGCGGTGACCAGCAGCCCGGCGCCGTCGGCGGCCGCGCGGGCGGCGGCCTCGTCGAGCACCTTGAGGTTACCGGCGGGGTCGCCGGGGTGACCGGAGTTCTGGAGCAGAGCGGTGCGCAGCGGCGGCATGGCAGACCTTGGGAGGAG encodes the following:
- a CDS encoding carbon-nitrogen hydrolase family protein, whose amino-acid sequence is MPPLRTALLQNSGHPGDPAGNLKVLDEAAARAAADGAGLLVTAEMFLTGYAIGGGVRELAEPADGPSGRAVAEIAAAHGLAVLYGYPERHAGAVHNSARLVGADGTELANYRKTHLYGCFERESFTPGETPVVQATIGELTVGILVCYDVEFPENVRAHALAGTDLLVVPTAQMHPFEFVAESLIPVRAFESQMYIAYVNRSGPEGEFDFVGLSCLAGPDGATCLRAGRGEELLLGDVDPKLLTTSRRINPYLRDRRPGLYTSLS